The following are encoded together in the Chaetodon auriga isolate fChaAug3 chromosome 6, fChaAug3.hap1, whole genome shotgun sequence genome:
- the ciao2a gene encoding cytosolic iron-sulfur assembly component 2A: MEIVFSLVSLTVTKVLQFSGLVDNRDVLRTKKMEDKALEVYDVIRSIRDPEKPNTLEELDVVTEKCVEVQELGEDEFLIIIKFSPTVPHCSLATLIGLCLQVKLQRCLPFKHKLEIYISEGTHSTEEDINKQINDKERVAAAMENPNLREIVEQCVTEPDD, encoded by the exons atggaaatagtGTTCAGCCTTGTGTCTTTAACTGTCACCAAGGTTTTACAGTTTTCTGGACTTGTCGACAACAGGGATGTCCTGAGGACgaaaaagatggaggacaaaGCGTTAGAAGTGTACG atgTGATCCGATCCATCCGAGACCCCGAGAAGCCCAACacgctggaggagctggacgtGGTGACGGAGAAGTGCGTGGAGGTCCAGGAGCTCGGGGAGGACGAgttcctcatcatcatcaagttCTCTCCCACCGTCCCTCACTGCTCTCTGGCCACCCTGATCG GTCTGTGCTTACAGGTGAAGCTGCAGCGATGTCTGCCGTTCAAACACAAG CTGGAGatctacatttcagagggaaccCACTCCACTGAGGAAGACA tcaACAAGCAGATCAACGATAAGGAGCGAGTGGCGGCCGCCATGGAGAACCCCAACCTCAGGGAGATCGTGGAGCAGTGCGTCACCGAGCCTGACGACTGA